Proteins co-encoded in one Zonotrichia albicollis isolate bZonAlb1 chromosome 30, bZonAlb1.hap1, whole genome shotgun sequence genomic window:
- the LOC141725711 gene encoding serine/threonine-protein kinase PAK 3-like isoform X1 yields MIMKRYRSPNVVNYLDSYFLGEELLLVIEYMDGGVLSDIVSQTCLSEAETAAISRECLQGLDFLHSNDVIHRDVKSGNILLRTDGSVKLGHYILGQVQHSS; encoded by the exons atgatcatgaagaggtataggagtcccaatgttgtgaattatttagacag ctactttCTGGGCGAGGAACTGTTGCTGGTtatagagtacatggatggaggtgtcctgaGCGATATCgtcagccagacctgcctgtctgaagctgagacagcagccatcagtcgggag tgcctgcaaggactggattttcttcactCAAACgatgtgatccatcgagacgtgaagagtggcaacatccttctcagaaccgaCGGTTCTGTCAAACTGGGTCAttatattcttggtcaggtgcagcattccag ctga
- the LOC141725711 gene encoding serine/threonine-protein kinase PAK 3-like isoform X2, with translation MFIEHSTLPQEESYFLGEELLLVIEYMDGGVLSDIVSQTCLSEAETAAISRECLQGLDFLHSNDVIHRDVKSGNILLRTDGSVKLGHYILGQVQHSS, from the exons atgtttatagagcactcgacactaccacaggaggagag ctactttCTGGGCGAGGAACTGTTGCTGGTtatagagtacatggatggaggtgtcctgaGCGATATCgtcagccagacctgcctgtctgaagctgagacagcagccatcagtcgggag tgcctgcaaggactggattttcttcactCAAACgatgtgatccatcgagacgtgaagagtggcaacatccttctcagaaccgaCGGTTCTGTCAAACTGGGTCAttatattcttggtcaggtgcagcattccag ctga